AAGGCCACCCGCTTAATAGCCATCACCGGATGTCCGATGGCCGCTAACATGTTTTTGACCTGATGCTTTTCCCCTTCCCGAATGGTGATGAACAACCAGGAGCGGTCCGTACCGGTCTTGATTTTTTCCCATCCGGCCGAAGACCTTTTTCCGCTGGGCAGCTTTATCCCGGCTTCAAGTCGATGTAAGGCCTCCTCGGAAGGGATTCCCTGGACCTTCACCCGATAGGTCTTGGGAATCTGGAATCGGGGATGTTGCAGGGTTTGGGCCAATTCCCCGTCATTGGTCAGTAAAATCAATCCTTCGGCATCCCAATCCAGCCGGCCTACTGGAAAGAGCCGTTCCCGGATCTGGGCCTGAGACAAAAAGTCTTTTACCGTGGGGCGTCCTTGTGGATCCATTAAGGTCGAAAGGACCCCTTTGGGTTTATTAAAAAGATAATAGACCTTGGATTCATGGGATGGGATAGGACGACCATCGACTTCGATCCGGTGGGCCCCCGGAGCGATTTTTAGACCGAGCTGGGTAACGGTCTTGCCGTCTACGGATACCCGGCCGGCCCGGATCCACTCTTCGGCCTTACGCCTCGAAGCCAGACCGGCCTGAGCCAGAATCCTTTGCAGACGTTGTTCGGATTCAGTCGGTTTCGCCTTCAATAGACTCATTCGTGTCATTGCTCAAGGACTTTATTTCTTCCAATGAAGGCAGGGAAGATAAATCCTTTAATTCGAAGAGTTCTAAAAATCGTTGGGTGGTCCCATAGAGGATAGGGCGGCCGGGAATTTCTTTTCGTCCCAGGATGCGGATCAGGTTTTTTTCCAGGAGGGTCCGGACGATCCCGTCGACTTCTACCCCGCGCAGCCGTTCCATGTCCCCCCGGGTGATTGGTTGTTTATAGGCAATAATGGCCAGGGTTTCCAGCGCGGCTTTGCTGAGCCGGGCCGGGCTGATCTTTTTCAGTCTT
Above is a genomic segment from Deltaproteobacteria bacterium containing:
- a CDS encoding rRNA pseudouridine synthase translates to MSLLKAKPTESEQRLQRILAQAGLASRRKAEEWIRAGRVSVDGKTVTQLGLKIAPGAHRIEVDGRPIPSHESKVYYLFNKPKGVLSTLMDPQGRPTVKDFLSQAQIRERLFPVGRLDWDAEGLILLTNDGELAQTLQHPRFQIPKTYRVKVQGIPSEEALHRLEAGIKLPSGKRSSAGWEKIKTGTDRSWLFITIREGEKHQVKNMLAAIGHPVMAIKRVAFGPLTLGRLVPGELRPLSEEEIRTLPRFGVTNLQVGAVSLKQRMDK
- the scpB gene encoding SMC-Scp complex subunit ScpB; translation: MNELKSLLEALIFVSPTPLGLKKILEVIGDGYPKKDIETALSELQTQYESPDRGLYLQEVADGFQFRTKPRYSEWIKRLKKISPARLSKAALETLAIIAYKQPITRGDMERLRGVEVDGIVRTLLEKNLIRILGRKEIPGRPILYGTTQRFLELFELKDLSSLPSLEEIKSLSNDTNESIEGETD